Proteins from one Catenuloplanes atrovinosus genomic window:
- the mycP gene encoding type VII secretion-associated serine protease mycosin, whose translation MIRARYAAVRTLLATGLAGAAVLAPSAPAYALPAAPDPAPSVAQGACLPPPTGTDGEIPWAQRQLAPERVWDLTRGAGITVAVLDSGVDGQSPQIKGRVQRGVDTTGSGGPGDRDCLGHGTFVAGIIAAGSAEGAGFAGMAPEAQILPIKITNTPEDGPIPALAEGIREAVDGGARVINISAGTATDDPGVKSAVEYAIERDVLIVAAAPNDSGDSVDAYPAAYPGVLAVGAIDATGARAGFSQDGATVSLVAPGVDVVSIGPGGPGQWRGSGTSYATPFVAGTAALVRAYRPNLTVEQVRHRLQATADFPAATLPDQGVGWGVVNPLAAVSTVLPEEGLAGNAVPRAQPARAPESAFSHPVAPMLTFAVATLVVVATMAALLAVLGPVGHRRRWAPAREAVTEDQQPPAKTS comes from the coding sequence ATGATCCGCGCCCGGTACGCCGCGGTGCGCACGCTGCTGGCCACCGGCCTGGCCGGCGCCGCCGTGCTCGCACCGTCCGCCCCCGCGTACGCGCTGCCCGCGGCGCCCGACCCGGCGCCGTCGGTCGCGCAGGGCGCCTGCCTGCCGCCGCCGACCGGGACCGACGGCGAGATCCCGTGGGCGCAGCGGCAACTGGCCCCGGAGCGGGTCTGGGACCTCACCCGCGGCGCCGGCATCACGGTCGCGGTGCTCGACTCCGGTGTGGACGGTCAGTCGCCGCAGATCAAGGGCCGGGTGCAGCGCGGCGTGGACACGACCGGCTCGGGCGGCCCGGGCGACCGGGACTGCCTGGGTCACGGCACGTTCGTGGCCGGCATCATCGCGGCCGGGTCCGCGGAGGGCGCGGGCTTCGCCGGCATGGCGCCGGAGGCGCAGATCCTGCCCATCAAGATCACTAACACGCCCGAGGACGGCCCGATCCCGGCGCTGGCCGAGGGCATCCGCGAGGCGGTGGACGGCGGGGCCCGGGTCATCAACATCTCGGCCGGCACCGCCACCGACGACCCGGGCGTCAAGTCCGCCGTGGAGTACGCGATCGAGCGCGACGTGCTCATCGTGGCCGCGGCCCCGAACGACTCCGGCGACTCGGTGGACGCGTACCCCGCGGCGTACCCGGGCGTGCTGGCGGTCGGCGCGATCGACGCCACCGGCGCGCGCGCCGGCTTCTCCCAGGACGGCGCCACGGTCAGCCTGGTGGCCCCGGGCGTGGACGTGGTCTCCATCGGCCCCGGCGGCCCCGGGCAGTGGCGGGGCAGCGGCACCAGCTACGCCACCCCGTTCGTGGCCGGCACCGCCGCGCTGGTCCGTGCGTACCGGCCGAATCTGACCGTGGAGCAGGTGCGGCACCGCCTCCAGGCGACCGCGGACTTTCCGGCCGCCACGCTGCCCGACCAGGGCGTGGGCTGGGGCGTGGTCAACCCGCTGGCCGCGGTCTCCACCGTGCTGCCGGAGGAGGGCCTGGCCGGCAACGCGGTGCCGCGCGCGCAGCCGGCCCGCGCGCCGGAGAGCGCCTTCAGCCACCCGGTCGCGCCGATGCTCACGTTCGCGGTGGCGACGCTGGTGGTGGTGGCGACCATGGCGGCGCTGCTCGCCGTGCTCGGCCCGGTGGGGCACCGCCGCCGCTGGGCGCCGGCCCGCGAGGCCGTCACCGAGGACCAGCAGCCACCGGCCAAGACGTCCTGA
- a CDS encoding type VII secretion target, whose translation MAQTTDVTPDMIRACADRHETTKSNFKRAEDGVTQQVEDLYAKNSGDLMKKLKEIQEMWTGEMEEWQKVLGDLAAYMDECANKLEERNRAQAQELN comes from the coding sequence ATGGCGCAGACAACTGATGTAACCCCGGACATGATCCGGGCCTGCGCGGATCGGCACGAGACCACGAAGTCCAACTTCAAGAGGGCCGAGGACGGCGTCACCCAGCAGGTCGAGGACCTGTACGCCAAGAACAGCGGTGACCTCATGAAGAAGCTCAAGGAAATCCAGGAGATGTGGACCGGCGAGATGGAGGAGTGGCAGAAGGTCCTCGGTGACCTCGCCGCCTACATGGACGAGTGCGCCAACAAGCTCGAGGAGCGCAACCGCGCCCAGGCGCAGGAACTCAACTAG
- a CDS encoding WXG100 family type VII secretion target has protein sequence MSTPSTTVVADKLQAAATKLRDLVDDADMKVFGVLTSDYKDLEAGKFDSAVWLEALVQDRLRGIDEHGKAMKKALDDLADKLDKIADLFRKNDDANAASLQGEAYDIITTWADSTADLSIPKAEEGSYDTNDKGATNNSAKFEIDSSGGAVWKDGKLDIKMTGEDKLVIKDGKVVIDEANNAKPGGEDVTFDGGFFSGKPDAPKDEKGEFTFTIGKDDPEN, from the coding sequence ATGAGTACACCGTCCACCACCGTCGTAGCGGACAAGCTCCAGGCTGCCGCGACCAAGCTCCGTGATCTCGTCGACGACGCCGACATGAAGGTGTTCGGCGTGCTCACCAGCGATTACAAGGACCTCGAAGCCGGCAAGTTCGACTCGGCCGTGTGGCTCGAGGCGCTGGTGCAGGACCGCCTGAGGGGCATCGACGAGCACGGCAAGGCGATGAAGAAGGCGCTCGACGACCTCGCGGACAAGCTCGACAAGATCGCGGACCTGTTCCGCAAGAACGACGACGCCAACGCCGCGTCGCTCCAGGGCGAGGCGTACGACATCATCACCACCTGGGCCGACTCCACCGCGGATCTGTCGATCCCGAAGGCCGAAGAGGGCTCGTACGACACGAACGACAAGGGCGCCACGAACAACAGCGCCAAGTTCGAGATCGACAGCTCCGGCGGCGCGGTGTGGAAGGACGGCAAGCTCGACATCAAGATGACCGGCGAGGACAAGCTGGTCATCAAGGACGGCAAGGTCGTCATCGACGAGGCGAACAACGCCAAGCCCGGTGGTGAGGACGTCACCTTCGACGGCGGCTTCTTCAGCGGCAAGCCGGACGCGCCCAAGGACGAGAAGGGCGAGTTCACGTTCACCATCGGCAAGGACGACCCGGAGAACTAG
- the eccCa gene encoding type VII secretion protein EccCa: MGTVAFVRRPRRTGPVAPTGDIELHEPPVVPEPAAGGIGQIWLYVPVALGSLAMMLVFVRAGAGTLAYLGMGLMVVSVAAGVIVPFFRNASDHKERMHAERRDYHRYLTQTRRKVRKALVDQHRAARWLHPDPRSLWSAALSQRLWERRTAHDDFGEVRIGIGNRKSTMRLKPPATKPIDELEPMAAHALRRFLRAYTSVTDAPIAIYLRGYARVQLHGRPEATRPMVRALLAQAVFAHAPGDLRLVFGVADQFREEWDWVKWLPHAQADDTPDAAGPRRLFTTDPKEADKLLTEVGLLGRPAFEPDTPITTSEPFTIVVFDGLQMPPDHRVAAEGYRNAVILDLGGAIAWQSRPQTLFLEVSDELVEMVTFDHLGKPNRTELCRPDRLGIPSVDSLARSMSKYRIGTAVDADEPMATDYDLAGLLNIPDVEMLDLESYRRGRGPSSRLRVPIGITTTGQPIELDIKEAAENGMGPHGMMVGATGSGKSELLRTLVLALAVRHSSEELNFILVDFKGGAAFLGFDRIPHTAAIITNLADEAELVDRLQDAITGEMVRRQEHLRASGNYASRRDYEMARAGGAPLEPLPALFIVVDEFSELLTSKPQFVDTFAMIGRLGRSLAVHLLLASQRLDDGRIHQIESHLSYRIGLRTFSAMESRSVIGVPDAYELPNAPGNGYLRSDINTLTRFKGAYSSGPYRAAKVKGTAGSGPARLLAFGTDYIEPQQPEEEPEETEEDEKPPALSEVLLERMRGIGPAAHTVWLPPLREPATLDKLLPPLIDDEERGLMPTGGYAPLVVPIGLLDMPAQQRRELLLAELSGAKGNVGIVGGPQAGKSTLLRTLITGLALTHSPRDVQFYCLDFGGGSLASVAKLPHVGSVANRLDRDRVTRTVQEMSNLLAFRENLFSQNNIDSMANYRRARAAGVLRDKDPYGDVFLVVDGWYTVRQDFDELDSRFQEIAARGLSFGIHLVIAANRWAEMRPWLRDVLGTRFELRLGDPIDSEINSKFAATVPAIPGRGIVPERLHFLGALPRVDGDSDEESLSDATADLVEMIASGTAPRAPEVRLLPAELPATALPKPGAASPSADPKIVIGLDDARLQPMWHDFDLSPHLLIFGDAETGKTNMLKHVARSITSHFSPDEAKIVFGDFRRELYDAVPQEYQTGYSVAADALTATIKEAAGMLKERVPGNDITPDRLPRRDWWTGHRLFVLVDDFELAEGGRETPIDALLPLLPQGADIGLHLIIARRTAGASRAMMNATIRRAWELGAPALLLSCPREEGSFLGTVKPRLLPTGRAQYIDRRRTVRLVQTPVSAS, from the coding sequence ATGGGTACGGTCGCGTTCGTTCGCCGGCCCCGCCGCACCGGGCCGGTCGCCCCCACCGGCGACATCGAGCTGCACGAGCCGCCCGTCGTGCCGGAGCCGGCGGCCGGCGGCATCGGGCAGATCTGGCTCTACGTGCCGGTCGCGCTGGGCTCGCTGGCGATGATGCTGGTCTTCGTGCGTGCCGGCGCGGGCACGCTGGCGTACCTCGGCATGGGCCTGATGGTCGTCTCGGTGGCGGCCGGCGTGATCGTGCCGTTCTTCCGCAACGCCAGCGACCACAAGGAGCGCATGCACGCGGAGCGGCGGGACTACCACCGCTATCTGACCCAGACCCGGCGCAAGGTCCGCAAGGCGCTGGTCGACCAGCACCGGGCCGCGCGCTGGCTGCACCCGGACCCGCGGTCGCTCTGGTCGGCCGCGCTCAGCCAGCGGCTGTGGGAGCGGCGCACCGCACACGACGACTTCGGCGAGGTCCGGATCGGCATCGGCAACCGCAAGTCCACGATGCGGCTGAAGCCGCCGGCGACCAAGCCGATCGACGAGCTGGAGCCGATGGCCGCGCACGCGCTGCGCCGGTTCCTCCGCGCGTACACCAGCGTGACCGACGCGCCGATCGCGATCTACCTGCGCGGGTACGCCCGGGTGCAGTTGCACGGCCGGCCCGAGGCGACCCGCCCGATGGTCCGCGCGCTGCTCGCCCAGGCCGTCTTCGCACACGCCCCCGGGGATCTGCGCCTGGTGTTCGGCGTCGCCGACCAGTTCCGCGAGGAGTGGGACTGGGTGAAGTGGCTGCCGCACGCGCAGGCCGACGACACGCCGGACGCCGCCGGACCGCGCCGGCTGTTCACCACCGACCCGAAGGAGGCCGACAAGCTGCTCACCGAGGTGGGCCTGCTGGGCCGGCCCGCGTTCGAGCCGGACACGCCGATCACCACGTCCGAGCCGTTCACCATCGTGGTCTTCGACGGGCTCCAGATGCCGCCGGACCATCGGGTCGCCGCGGAGGGCTACCGCAACGCGGTGATCCTGGACCTGGGCGGCGCGATCGCCTGGCAGTCCCGGCCGCAGACGCTGTTCCTCGAGGTCAGCGACGAGCTCGTGGAGATGGTCACGTTCGACCACCTGGGCAAGCCGAACCGCACCGAGCTGTGCCGGCCTGACCGGCTGGGCATCCCGTCGGTGGACTCGCTGGCGCGCAGCATGTCCAAGTACCGCATCGGTACGGCGGTGGACGCGGACGAGCCGATGGCCACCGACTACGACCTCGCCGGCCTGCTCAACATCCCGGACGTGGAGATGCTCGACCTGGAGTCGTACCGCCGGGGCCGCGGCCCCAGCTCGCGGCTGCGCGTGCCGATCGGCATCACCACCACGGGCCAGCCGATCGAGCTGGACATCAAGGAGGCGGCCGAGAACGGCATGGGCCCGCACGGCATGATGGTCGGCGCCACCGGTTCCGGAAAGTCCGAGCTGCTGCGGACGCTAGTGCTGGCGCTGGCGGTCCGGCACTCGTCGGAGGAGCTCAACTTCATCCTGGTCGACTTCAAGGGTGGCGCGGCGTTCCTCGGCTTCGACCGGATCCCGCACACCGCCGCGATCATCACGAACCTGGCGGACGAGGCCGAGCTGGTCGACCGCCTCCAGGACGCGATCACCGGTGAGATGGTCCGCCGTCAGGAGCACCTGCGCGCGTCCGGCAACTACGCGTCCCGCCGCGACTACGAGATGGCCCGGGCCGGCGGCGCGCCGCTGGAGCCGCTGCCCGCGCTGTTCATCGTGGTCGACGAGTTCTCCGAGCTGCTGACCAGCAAGCCGCAGTTCGTCGACACGTTCGCGATGATCGGCCGCCTGGGCCGGTCGCTCGCCGTGCACCTGCTGCTGGCCAGCCAGCGGCTCGACGACGGCCGCATCCACCAGATCGAGTCCCACCTGTCGTACCGGATCGGTCTGCGGACCTTCTCCGCGATGGAGAGCCGCAGCGTGATCGGCGTGCCGGACGCGTACGAGCTGCCGAACGCGCCCGGTAACGGCTACCTGCGCTCGGACATCAACACGCTGACCCGGTTCAAGGGCGCGTACTCGTCCGGCCCGTACCGGGCCGCCAAGGTGAAGGGCACCGCGGGCTCCGGCCCGGCGCGGCTGCTGGCGTTCGGCACCGACTACATCGAGCCGCAGCAGCCCGAGGAGGAGCCGGAGGAGACCGAGGAGGACGAGAAGCCGCCGGCCCTCTCCGAGGTGCTGCTGGAGCGCATGCGCGGCATCGGACCGGCCGCGCACACCGTGTGGCTGCCGCCGCTGCGCGAGCCGGCCACGCTGGACAAGCTGCTGCCGCCGCTGATCGACGACGAGGAGCGCGGCCTGATGCCGACCGGCGGGTACGCGCCGCTGGTCGTACCGATCGGTCTGCTCGACATGCCCGCGCAGCAGCGCCGCGAGCTGCTGCTGGCGGAGCTGAGCGGCGCCAAGGGCAACGTCGGCATCGTCGGCGGCCCGCAGGCCGGCAAGAGCACGCTGCTCCGGACGCTGATCACCGGCCTGGCGCTCACCCACTCCCCGCGCGACGTGCAGTTCTACTGCCTCGACTTCGGTGGTGGAAGCCTCGCCTCGGTGGCGAAGCTGCCGCACGTGGGCAGCGTGGCGAACCGGCTCGACCGCGACCGGGTCACCCGTACCGTCCAGGAGATGTCGAACCTGCTGGCGTTCCGGGAGAACCTGTTCAGCCAGAACAACATCGACTCGATGGCGAACTACCGGCGGGCGCGCGCGGCCGGCGTGCTGCGCGACAAGGACCCGTACGGTGACGTGTTCCTGGTCGTGGACGGCTGGTACACGGTCCGCCAGGACTTCGACGAGCTGGACAGCCGGTTCCAGGAGATCGCGGCGCGCGGCCTGAGCTTCGGCATCCACCTGGTCATCGCCGCGAACCGCTGGGCGGAGATGCGGCCGTGGCTGCGCGACGTGCTCGGCACCCGGTTCGAGCTGCGCCTCGGTGACCCGATCGACTCCGAGATCAACAGCAAGTTCGCCGCGACCGTGCCGGCCATCCCCGGCCGCGGCATCGTGCCGGAACGTCTGCACTTCCTCGGCGCGCTGCCACGCGTGGACGGCGACAGCGACGAGGAGAGCCTCAGCGACGCGACCGCCGACCTGGTCGAGATGATCGCGTCCGGCACCGCGCCGCGCGCCCCCGAGGTGCGCCTGCTCCCGGCCGAGCTGCCCGCCACCGCGCTGCCGAAGCCGGGCGCGGCCTCGCCGTCCGCGGACCCGAAGATCGTCATCGGTCTGGACGACGCGCGCCTGCAGCCGATGTGGCACGACTTCGACCTCAGCCCGCATCTGCTGATCTTCGGCGACGCGGAGACCGGCAAGACGAACATGCTCAAGCACGTCGCCCGCTCGATCACCTCGCACTTCTCCCCGGACGAGGCGAAGATCGTGTTCGGCGACTTCCGGCGCGAGCTGTACGACGCGGTTCCGCAGGAGTACCAGACCGGCTACTCCGTGGCGGCGGACGCGCTGACCGCCACGATCAAGGAGGCGGCCGGCATGCTGAAGGAGCGCGTGCCCGGCAACGACATCACGCCGGACCGGCTCCCGCGCCGCGACTGGTGGACCGGGCACCGCCTGTTCGTGCTGGTCGACGACTTCGAGCTGGCCGAGGGCGGCCGGGAGACGCCGATCGACGCGCTGCTGCCGCTGCTGCCCCAGGGCGCGGACATCGGCCTGCACCTGATCATCGCCCGCCGTACCGCCGGTGCCTCCCGGGCCATGATGAACGCGACCATCCGCCGGGCCTGGGAACTCGGCGCCCCCGCGCTGCTGCTCTCCTGCCCCCGGGAGGAGGGCTCGTTCCTCGGCACCGTCAAGCCGCGGCTGCTCCCCACCGGCCGTGCCCAGTACATCGACCGCCGGCGCACCGTCCGGCTGGTCCAGACCCCGGTCAGCGCCAGCTGA
- the eccD gene encoding type VII secretion integral membrane protein EccD, which translates to MEESTQRRTAAPVRLRFVLGQNVTDVAVPAEVALIDVLPAVLPALQSDAADHGTDHDGYVVQRLGQKPLDEEKSAAELNLLDGETVHVRPRAAALPPIDYDDLISGIADQVTHHSDHWSPARLRGMLLALAGLSIMLALPVLGLNGLPLERAFASAGLCVVLLTAAGVASRAALDPVTGTIFAGAGAAYAAVGAWAFAGYALPDAGWALPVATTAIATLAALCVGLAAVADSALIFTGAITFTIAIGVPSVIAAYTGYSQQAIAGISLVISLGVMMGLPLIAFRLGGSSLPMLPGRPDQLNEDIDPVPHQLVVDRGKAAVSYQSALLIGICLAQVPLGMILIAPGGFWMLLFAGMAAALLFLRARHLTTAIQRWAVLVPGTTITVGVLMRWLVEQDLLIRAAVAPFMLAIGLAFVVAATVVPGRRLRPYWARAADIGELMIAVATLPVLGQALGIYQFIRHWAGG; encoded by the coding sequence ATGGAAGAGTCCACACAGCGTCGCACGGCAGCGCCGGTAAGGCTACGGTTTGTCCTGGGGCAGAATGTGACAGATGTCGCGGTGCCGGCCGAGGTCGCGCTGATCGACGTGCTGCCCGCGGTGCTGCCCGCGTTGCAGTCCGACGCCGCCGACCACGGCACCGACCACGACGGGTACGTCGTGCAGCGCCTCGGGCAGAAACCGCTGGACGAGGAGAAGTCCGCCGCCGAGCTGAACCTGCTCGACGGCGAGACCGTGCACGTGCGCCCGCGCGCGGCGGCACTGCCCCCCATCGACTACGACGACCTGATCTCCGGCATCGCGGACCAGGTCACGCACCACTCCGACCACTGGTCACCGGCGCGCCTGCGCGGCATGCTGCTGGCGCTGGCCGGACTGTCCATCATGCTCGCGCTGCCGGTGCTCGGGCTCAACGGCCTGCCGCTGGAGCGCGCGTTCGCGTCGGCCGGCCTGTGCGTGGTGCTGCTGACCGCGGCGGGCGTGGCCAGCCGGGCCGCGCTGGACCCGGTCACCGGCACCATCTTCGCCGGGGCCGGTGCCGCGTACGCCGCGGTCGGCGCCTGGGCGTTCGCCGGCTACGCGCTGCCGGACGCGGGCTGGGCGCTGCCGGTGGCGACCACCGCCATCGCCACGCTGGCCGCGCTGTGCGTGGGGCTGGCCGCGGTCGCGGACAGCGCGCTGATCTTCACCGGCGCGATCACGTTCACGATCGCGATCGGCGTCCCGTCCGTGATCGCCGCCTACACCGGCTACTCCCAGCAGGCCATCGCCGGCATCTCGCTGGTGATCAGCCTGGGCGTGATGATGGGCCTGCCGCTGATCGCGTTCCGGCTCGGCGGCTCCTCGCTGCCGATGCTGCCCGGCCGCCCGGACCAGCTCAACGAGGACATCGACCCGGTGCCGCACCAACTCGTGGTGGACCGGGGCAAGGCCGCGGTCAGCTACCAGTCCGCGCTGCTGATCGGCATCTGCCTGGCTCAGGTGCCGCTCGGCATGATCCTGATCGCGCCGGGCGGGTTCTGGATGCTGCTGTTCGCCGGGATGGCGGCCGCGCTGCTGTTCCTGCGCGCCCGGCACCTGACCACGGCCATCCAGCGATGGGCCGTGCTGGTGCCCGGCACCACCATCACGGTCGGCGTGCTGATGCGCTGGCTGGTGGAGCAGGACCTGCTGATCCGCGCCGCGGTGGCGCCGTTCATGCTGGCGATCGGGCTGGCGTTCGTGGTGGCCGCGACCGTGGTGCCGGGGCGGCGGCTGCGGCCGTACTGGGCCCGGGCCGCGGACATCGGCGAGCTGATGATCGCGGTCGCCACGCTGCCGGTGCTCGGCCAGGCGCTCGGCATCTACCAGTTCATCCGGCACTGGGCGGGCGGCTGA
- a CDS encoding YbaB/EbfC family nucleoid-associated protein, protein MNDRAGNAQRELDAALAQLDAERAKLADLGEQIGSGSTVHTTKDRMLTVTLNGRGDLTKLAFNNPKYRQMAPAELGAAIVDAIAAARTEAMGKMDEMLGADLLPGISFKSLANGDIPLDQIVGNFMETALKALPADAISADDRARLKGEKH, encoded by the coding sequence ATGAACGACAGGGCAGGGAACGCGCAGCGGGAACTCGACGCCGCGCTCGCGCAGCTCGACGCGGAGCGCGCCAAGCTGGCCGATCTGGGTGAGCAGATCGGGTCGGGCAGCACCGTGCACACGACCAAGGACCGCATGCTCACCGTGACGCTCAACGGCCGCGGCGACCTCACCAAGCTGGCCTTCAACAACCCCAAGTACCGGCAGATGGCACCCGCGGAGCTGGGTGCCGCCATCGTCGACGCGATCGCCGCGGCCCGTACCGAGGCGATGGGCAAGATGGACGAGATGCTCGGCGCGGACCTGCTCCCCGGCATCTCCTTCAAGAGCCTGGCGAACGGTGACATCCCGCTCGACCAGATCGTCGGCAACTTCATGGAGACCGCGCTCAAGGCGCTGCCCGCGGACGCGATCAGCGCGGACGACCGCGCCCGGCTGAAGGGTGAGAAGCACTGA
- the eccB gene encoding type VII secretion protein EccB yields the protein MRSRRDQVQAYLFEASRIVGGMMKGRPDSDDPPHRRFAIGVVVGLLFAVLITAGFGIYGLLRPGGSTQWKREGSIILVKETGARFLLMDGQLRPVLNYTSARLILQNENAVITVARKSLTGVPVGGPIGILDAPDNLPIASALHTGTWTVCARPPAEPNDPPRTTLIFTPAAAASSAGTGALLVSTPDKVLYLVWEGRRYRIPEPTAMTALGYDSTPPIAVNPAWLNSIPAGRDLAAPDIPGRGEDGPQLNGRPGVVGQIYEVSNAVVNTRQLYLLSKEGLQPLSRTAAALIMGDPETRRAYPNQKVDIIPVGADGLRNVPVVESATHVVGYPASPPMPVNAIGSDMPCVRHAMSGGGTTVTTTSLKEQDIAGAVTVPTKTATPSTVDEVVVPTGSGMFVQDRAAPGAVAGARYLVSEYGVKFPLPDDNTVGALGYGGVAPVDMPSQMLAMLPTGPVLSRDAALQGQVWGQ from the coding sequence ATGAGGTCGCGCAGGGATCAGGTACAGGCGTACCTCTTCGAGGCCAGCCGCATCGTCGGCGGCATGATGAAGGGCCGGCCGGACAGCGACGACCCGCCGCACCGCCGGTTCGCCATCGGCGTCGTGGTCGGGCTGCTGTTCGCGGTGCTGATCACGGCCGGCTTCGGCATCTACGGCCTGCTGCGGCCGGGCGGCAGCACCCAGTGGAAGCGCGAGGGCTCGATCATCCTGGTCAAGGAGACCGGCGCGCGCTTCCTGCTGATGGACGGCCAGCTCCGGCCGGTGCTCAACTACACGTCGGCGCGGCTGATCCTGCAGAACGAGAACGCGGTCATCACGGTGGCGCGCAAGTCGCTCACCGGCGTGCCGGTCGGCGGCCCGATCGGCATCCTGGACGCGCCGGACAACCTGCCGATCGCCTCCGCGCTGCACACGGGCACGTGGACGGTGTGCGCCCGGCCGCCGGCCGAGCCGAACGACCCGCCGCGGACCACGCTGATCTTCACGCCCGCGGCCGCGGCCTCGTCCGCCGGCACCGGCGCGCTGCTGGTGTCCACGCCGGACAAGGTGCTGTACCTGGTCTGGGAGGGTCGCCGGTACCGGATTCCGGAGCCGACCGCGATGACCGCGCTCGGGTACGACTCGACACCGCCGATCGCGGTCAACCCGGCCTGGCTCAACTCGATCCCGGCCGGCCGCGACCTGGCCGCGCCGGACATCCCGGGACGCGGGGAGGACGGCCCGCAGCTCAACGGCCGGCCCGGCGTGGTCGGGCAGATCTACGAGGTCAGCAACGCGGTGGTGAACACGCGGCAGCTCTACCTGCTGAGCAAGGAGGGGCTGCAGCCGCTGAGCCGGACCGCGGCGGCGCTGATCATGGGTGATCCGGAGACGCGCAGGGCGTACCCGAACCAGAAGGTCGACATCATCCCGGTGGGCGCGGACGGACTGCGCAACGTCCCGGTGGTCGAGTCCGCCACGCACGTGGTCGGTTACCCGGCGTCACCACCGATGCCGGTCAACGCGATCGGCTCGGACATGCCGTGCGTCCGGCACGCTATGTCCGGCGGCGGCACCACGGTCACCACCACGTCGCTGAAGGAACAGGACATCGCGGGCGCGGTCACGGTACCCACCAAGACGGCGACGCCGTCCACCGTGGACGAGGTGGTGGTGCCGACCGGCTCCGGCATGTTCGTGCAGGACCGGGCCGCACCCGGCGCGGTGGCCGGCGCGCGCTACCTGGTCTCGGAGTACGGCGTGAAGTTCCCGCTGCCGGACGACAACACCGTCGGGGCGCTCGGCTACGGCGGCGTCGCGCCGGTCGACATGCCCTCGCAGATGCTCGCCATGCTGCCGACCGGGCCGGTGCTCAGCCGCGACGCCGCGCTCCAGGGGCAGGTGTGGGGCCAGTGA